A region from the Stutzerimonas stutzeri genome encodes:
- a CDS encoding phosphotransferase family protein produces the protein MALTDQTSRIREGEELPTDIIDQYLKAHIPGLEGKPIISQFPGGASNLTYLLEYPKQEFVLRRPPFGHKAKSAHDMGREYRILNQLNAGFPYCPKAYVHCTDETLIGAEFYVMERVNGIILREDMPSELGFTAEQTTALCKSFIDKFVDLHNVDYNACGLGDLGKPEGYVQRQISGWIDRYERAITADAPGWEPVKSWLRDKMPADHSKPGIVHNDYRFDNVILSPSNPMEIIGVLDWEMTTIGDPLMDLGNTLAYWIEATDPPPMQLIRKQPSNAPGMLTRQEFVDYYAERAGIRIDNFDFYYTYGLFRLAAIVQQIYYRYFHGQTQDKRFSKFVQMNALLEQASLQVINKSKL, from the coding sequence ATGGCGCTAACAGATCAGACCAGCCGCATACGCGAGGGTGAAGAGCTGCCCACCGATATCATCGACCAATACCTCAAAGCCCACATCCCGGGCCTTGAGGGCAAGCCGATCATTTCGCAATTTCCGGGCGGGGCATCCAACCTGACCTATCTGCTCGAATACCCGAAGCAGGAGTTCGTGCTACGCCGCCCGCCGTTCGGACACAAAGCCAAGTCTGCGCATGACATGGGCCGGGAATACCGGATTCTCAATCAGCTCAACGCAGGTTTCCCCTACTGCCCGAAGGCGTATGTGCATTGCACTGACGAAACGCTCATCGGCGCCGAGTTTTATGTCATGGAGCGCGTCAACGGCATCATTCTGCGTGAAGACATGCCGTCCGAGCTTGGATTCACAGCGGAGCAAACCACGGCGCTGTGCAAGAGCTTCATCGACAAGTTCGTCGACCTGCATAATGTGGACTACAACGCCTGCGGCCTTGGTGACCTGGGCAAGCCGGAGGGATACGTGCAGCGGCAGATCAGCGGCTGGATCGACCGCTACGAGCGGGCCATCACGGCCGATGCGCCCGGTTGGGAGCCGGTAAAGAGCTGGTTGCGCGACAAGATGCCGGCCGATCACTCCAAGCCCGGCATCGTCCACAACGACTACCGCTTCGACAATGTCATCCTCAGCCCGAGCAACCCGATGGAAATCATCGGTGTGCTGGATTGGGAGATGACCACCATAGGCGACCCGCTGATGGATCTGGGCAATACGCTCGCCTATTGGATCGAAGCGACCGATCCGCCGCCGATGCAGTTGATCCGCAAGCAGCCGAGCAATGCCCCCGGCATGCTGACGCGCCAGGAGTTCGTCGACTATTACGCCGAGCGCGCCGGTATTCGAATCGACAACTTCGACTTCTACTACACCTATGGCCTGTTCCGTCTGGCCGCCATCGTCCAGCAGATCTACTACCGCTATTTCCACGGCCAAACCCAGGACAAGCGATTCTCCAAGTTCGTGCAAATGAACGCCCTGCTCGAGCAAGCGAGCCTGCAGGTCATCAACAAATCGAAGCTGTAA
- a CDS encoding SDR family oxidoreductase, whose protein sequence is MSKTTLFDLDGKIAFVSGASRGIGEAIAKLLAQQGAHVIVSSRKIEGCQAVADAITAAGGKATAVACHIGELEQIQAVFAQIRDQFGRLDILVNNAATNPQFCHILDTDVSAFQKTVDVNIRGYFFMSVEAGKLMREHGGGSIINVASINGVTPGNFQGIYSVTKAAVINMTKAFAKECAPQGIRCNALLPGLTDTKFASALVKNDSIREEALRHIPLKRVADPSEMAGAVLYLASDASSYTTGLSVNVDGGYLA, encoded by the coding sequence ATGAGCAAAACCACCCTGTTCGATCTCGATGGCAAGATCGCCTTCGTCTCCGGCGCCAGCCGCGGTATCGGTGAGGCCATTGCAAAACTCCTGGCCCAGCAAGGCGCGCACGTCATTGTTTCCAGCCGCAAGATCGAAGGCTGCCAGGCTGTCGCGGATGCGATAACCGCCGCTGGGGGCAAAGCAACCGCGGTCGCCTGCCACATCGGAGAGCTGGAGCAGATCCAGGCCGTATTCGCTCAGATTCGCGACCAATTCGGTCGGCTGGACATTCTGGTCAACAACGCCGCGACCAATCCACAGTTCTGCCATATTCTCGACACAGACGTTTCGGCGTTCCAAAAGACCGTCGATGTGAACATCCGCGGCTATTTCTTCATGTCCGTCGAGGCTGGCAAGCTGATGCGTGAGCATGGCGGCGGCAGCATCATCAACGTGGCCTCCATCAACGGCGTGACACCTGGCAACTTCCAGGGCATCTACTCGGTCACCAAGGCTGCCGTGATCAACATGACCAAGGCCTTCGCCAAGGAATGCGCACCGCAAGGAATCCGCTGCAACGCGTTGTTGCCGGGCTTGACCGATACCAAGTTTGCTTCGGCACTGGTCAAGAACGACTCGATCCGTGAGGAAGCGCTGCGCCATATCCCGCTAAAACGCGTTGCCGACCCCAGCGAAATGGCCGGCGCCGTGCTGTATCTGGCCAGCGACGCATCGAGCTACACCACCGGCTTGTCCGTCAACGTGGACGGCGGCTATCTTGCCTGA
- a CDS encoding TSUP family transporter, with amino-acid sequence MPMLEFAVDPLVLVALMMVAFLAGFIDAVAGGGGLLTLPALLTAGLPPHLVLGTNKLCATFGSATASYTFYRRKLFEPRQWRFALLATAIGAALGAGLAHLIPAHWLNQMLPVVVFACGLYLLFGRAPTAPRVDQAPISRYRQWPQGLTLGFYDGVAGPGTGAFWTVSTMLLYPLDLLKASGVARSMNFVSNGVALAVFIISGQVAWSLGIGMGIALMIGAYLGARTAITGGSKFIRPIFISIVLALSVRLAWQHWFGAA; translated from the coding sequence ATGCCGATGCTTGAATTCGCCGTGGATCCGCTGGTTCTGGTCGCCCTAATGATGGTCGCTTTTCTTGCTGGCTTCATCGACGCGGTTGCTGGCGGAGGCGGCCTCCTGACGCTGCCGGCGCTGCTTACCGCAGGGCTGCCGCCACATCTGGTTCTCGGCACCAATAAGCTGTGCGCGACCTTCGGTTCGGCCACCGCGAGTTATACCTTCTATCGCAGGAAACTGTTCGAGCCACGGCAATGGCGGTTTGCATTGCTGGCTACTGCGATCGGCGCAGCGCTAGGCGCAGGGCTGGCCCACCTGATCCCGGCACACTGGCTCAATCAAATGCTGCCAGTGGTGGTGTTCGCCTGTGGCTTGTACCTGTTGTTTGGGCGCGCACCCACGGCGCCACGAGTCGATCAGGCGCCCATTTCACGATATCGGCAGTGGCCACAAGGGTTGACGCTGGGATTCTACGACGGCGTAGCCGGTCCCGGTACCGGTGCGTTCTGGACGGTCAGCACAATGCTCCTGTATCCGCTGGATCTGCTCAAAGCCAGCGGCGTCGCGCGCAGCATGAACTTCGTCAGCAACGGTGTCGCACTCGCCGTGTTCATCATCAGCGGGCAGGTCGCCTGGTCGCTGGGGATCGGGATGGGGATCGCCTTGATGATCGGCGCCTATCTCGGCGCTCGCACCGCCATAACGGGAGGCTCGAAGTTCATCCGTCCGATCTTCATCTCCATCGTGCTGGCGCTAAGCGTGCGCTTAGCCTGGCAGCACTGGTTCGGGGCGGCCTAA
- the nudC gene encoding NAD(+) diphosphatase, with product MSLRWQPALLDPSDIGGWAVVHCEHGFLFDANGVLFPRDWLKRLELPLLSEQGLGYFEGDSVYLLELAHPVEVPGATWQGLRQFMLQDDDTDRFRMLGFAAQIGTWASHHRFCGSCGGPMRQHPRERAMQCERCGIHQYPRISPSMIVLVTREDELLLARSPRFAAGVYSTLAGFVEPGESVEQCVRREVHEEVGVAIRDPRYICSQGWPFPHSLMLGFHAEYASGEIVMQPEEIEDAGWFSIHDLPPLPAPKSIARYLIDLYVARRLGRPEPVLPG from the coding sequence ATGAGCCTGCGTTGGCAGCCGGCACTGCTCGATCCGTCCGATATCGGCGGCTGGGCCGTCGTGCACTGTGAGCACGGCTTTCTGTTCGATGCCAACGGCGTGCTGTTTCCCAGGGACTGGCTCAAGCGCCTCGAATTGCCGTTGCTCAGCGAGCAGGGTCTGGGCTACTTCGAAGGCGATTCGGTGTATCTGCTGGAGCTGGCGCATCCGGTCGAGGTGCCTGGCGCGACCTGGCAGGGGCTGCGCCAATTCATGCTTCAGGATGACGACACCGATCGGTTCCGCATGCTCGGCTTCGCGGCCCAGATAGGCACCTGGGCGAGCCATCATCGCTTCTGTGGCAGCTGTGGCGGCCCGATGCGCCAGCACCCGCGCGAAAGGGCGATGCAGTGCGAGCGCTGTGGCATTCACCAATACCCCCGCATTTCCCCCAGCATGATCGTCCTGGTGACGCGAGAAGACGAGCTGCTCCTGGCCCGCTCTCCTCGGTTCGCTGCCGGGGTGTACAGCACCTTGGCCGGATTCGTGGAGCCCGGTGAATCGGTCGAGCAATGCGTCCGGCGCGAGGTGCATGAGGAAGTTGGTGTTGCGATTCGCGATCCTCGCTACATCTGTAGTCAGGGCTGGCCGTTTCCACATTCCCTGATGCTGGGCTTCCATGCCGAATACGCCTCCGGGGAGATCGTCATGCAGCCAGAAGAAATCGAGGACGCCGGTTGGTTCTCGATACACGACCTGCCCCCGTTGCCGGCGCCGAAATCCATCGCCCGTTACCTGATCGACCTCTATGTGGCTCGGCGTTTAGGCCGCCCCGAACCAGTGCTGCCAGGCTAA